The nucleotide sequence GTTGATTGAAATACGAGAACTGAATTGAACGTTTAGATGAGGCCGATACAAAAATGCATACAATACTCAAACGTGCGGAAAGAAATACACCAGCTTAACTGGAAATGGACGTGTTATGTAATATGTTTATGTTAAAGGGAAACAGATATTATTCCCGTAGCCATCAgctttgtattcatttattttattttgtttttaaaacgaGACAGTTCCTCACTGGTGCCCTATTATCATCAGTTCAGCCGGATCTCCTGTTCAGCTGATTCTCCACATTTACTGATGGGAACTGAGCTACTGACAAACACGCCGCTGACCTTTAAATCGGCCGGTTCAACCTACTACACTGCAAAAGGATAGAACAAAGAGGATGACACAAGCAGGTGCCTCATCTCCTCAAACACCCCATCACTGAACCTCTGCTTAACAATACGCCTGACAGATGCAGCACAGGTGTTACTGTGCGCAGCTTTACGCTCGATTGGTTTTCGCATACAATGATTTTTCAGAAattcacctttttaaaaaaaaaaagaggtagtAACTGTTGTTTCTCCCTATCTGTGATCGGCGAGCAGATGGAAAACAATACTTACAGCATAATATTGTATTCTGCGTCATGACTTTTTACAATGACAGGAGCATATTGCACGCAGATGGTGCAACACTTGAACGGGGTGTTGATTAAAGCCAGATAAAGGCCCTTCTTGTTTGAGTTTTGATTACACCAGGTGCTTTAATAACACTGTGTACACATTCGCTGATGTACCCAAACACAGACTTTACTACTGTGCACATACAAACAGGTACACAGACACTGACACATGCTGTGCCCACCAACTGGATGGAAGCCCTGGTAGCATAAAGAGGTCTTTCATACTATCAGGCTAGCTCCAGACTCATTTGAATGTGGgttcctttttttatgtttgttttgtatgAAGTTTTGTTAACTCTTGAAAAGCAGTTTGACCTCAATGGGAAGAGCGCATGCTGAAATTCATAAAGCTCAGGGTCTATCAGGGTGATATTAATAGTTacaataatgcaaaaataaaacatattgttAAATGTAATTATGTGCAGCTACTTACAGCACTCAATGGGATGTGAGGCCACCTGGAGAGAGATGTGCTGTCCTCCGGGCTGAGGTATGTGCACGCGAAACACAAGTCGAACTCTGGTGTTTTTCCGACCGACGTCTGTCTCGCCCTTCCTCAGCTCGATGTCGGCATTCCTGAGCTTCAGGATCCCAGCACAGTCGATGCTGTGGCGAGAACGAAATGTTCATAACGTTAATATTTAAAACGTTTGACTGCGAAAAGACAGATCCGGGGTTTAAAAGTGGACACTATGCTTATCTCACattgctttcatgttgttcttTGGTTCCAGCGGGATCTCAAGGACTTTGGTGCCGTTGATAATCTTTTCGAAGCTGGTGGTCGTAACTGTTTTGCCAGTGATGCGGTGGACTTGGTAAAAGGCATGAGGCTTGAGGATGCGTTCGTCAGCTGTACCGATAAAAATCTGCAGGCCAAGTGGCTCCTTGCCTCTATAGCCATGTAACTGTAAACACAGAAATAGCACTcagtcattttcttttctttttttaacttaaagcATCCTCTGGAAAGCAAGGAAGCAGAGATACAGTAGGAAGGAAATATTTCAGTCACGTTTAACTGGTTGTGCTTCTCCATAGCCGCTTTCTCTAACTCTGCATTTCCAGATGTTGTTCCCCCCCCCAGTGATGGCAAATCTGTGTCAGAACCACGTGCAAACACATGAGTCTTTTTTCTGCAGCCTTGAACGGAAGCCAGCAGAGAGCTCAAATCCTACGGCCTTGTACACGTTCTTTCCGATGGGATGAAGGATTAAGCGGGGATTCTATCTTTTAAAGTTTAGCTGAAATGACAAGTACCATATTGATTAAACCGTGAACACAGAAAGACCGAGATGCTACTTTTAACCTGTGACTGCCTCCTAAGGAAACCTGCAAAAACCACAAAGCATCAACTTGCATCTAAATGCTGTTTTTATGCAAACTGTGTAGTGCATAACCTTTATCATAGAGCACAACCATGAATTGGATTCTgggtaatggaaaaaaaaaggcttcGGGTCCCTCTGCCATTAGCCTGCAACACGCAAAGTTAATTTAAAGTTGTTTTGCAACATAATTTCCATTCAGAAGAGATCCGTTTAACTGCggtcagggaaaaaaaatcaacttgtTTGAAGAAATTATCATCTTAGTGGATGCAACTGTCAGGCTTGACAGCAGCTGCTCAGTGTGAACAGAAGCTATGGCAACATGAATGAGCATGCTCCCCTCCAAACAGAAGGAAGCTGACTGCAAACACTCAAAAGGCCATGTGAGCAGCCGGCCAGTTGTCATGGCATTGGCAGGACCCGTGAGTCATGACAGAGCGCAGTGTAGGAAAAGTAAAGTGGAGGGCAAGAAGCTTAGAGAGAggcaaagagaagaagagaaggagggaggggggACACAGAGAGTGAAAGAAGGGCAGAGGAAGGGAAAGACGAGGTGAAGGAGTGCAACCGTGGCTAGCCAGGCCTGACCATCTGATTGGCCGGGCGAAGCAGGCAGAACTGACCTCAGGGTGAGGCCTTTGGGGGTGGGCATAAAATGGAAAAGAAGCATTAGAAACTTAATTTCCACAAAGTCCCCACAGTCACAGACAAATACAGCACTGAAATGTTGCCAcagtaacacaaagaaaaggaaGTTGTATCTATTTATGGACACCAGCTGTAACTGTGTCAAAGCTAATTTTAAAGTGgatatttgaattttattttgtgaCTAGAGAGAAACTAAAATATtagcatttttcattttcatctgcAGTCATTACAACCACAGGCCGTATTCAGTTTCTACACATAGGGGCTGAACGCTTCGATACTTTAACACAGCTAACACAAGAACCACACAGTCAAAACCTCTTACACAGAGCGTAAGAGGAAGTCAGAACAGCACAAGAACAAATATGTACATGTGGTTAAAACCATAAGGCGAAGGTGCACTATTGCAGACTATTTTAAGCTTTaacaccaaaaagaaaaaaaatctgagtgTTAGAGTTGATGAGTGACCCGAGGGTTGTCCTGAGTGTACACCCTGGTTTCAATCTGTCATTTATCTAGGGTTACAGCGGCTATTTCGATTTGTTttagaaagtgaaaaaaaaaaatggaggtgCCATGACAGTAGCCACAATAACTAACACAGAGTCATTTTCATACAGCTGGCCCCGGGCAACAATACCACCACTACCGCCGAGTGTATAATGAGTAGGAAATACTATTACACGCAAGCCCTCCCACCAGGGTTGCCTGAGGCTCTCAAGCTGGACAGCTAATTTAAAGGGGAACTGTTAGTAGTTTCCTTATTCTTTACTTTGCTGTTGTGTATACTGTCACAGCGGTGGACGATAACAGAATTCAGAGTGCTCTAAAAACTGTTCTGGGcactttttttctatgcttgGTTCTGTATTATGTCAGTTAAACGTACACATGTAATATAACGATTTGAGGCACACAGCTCTGTCTGTGAACACAGACTCTCCACCCATGTTTAAACCTCCTGTTTACAAGGGTCAGCCAATCGGAAGAAAGTTGGCAAACCAGTATAAGAAAAATAAGGATTAGGTTTAGCTGTGAATCATTAGACTACTGAAGTAGAGCCCAAAATATGGGAATGGAAATAACTATGAATGTGCACTTTTATGAATAACCCTGACAACATGACTTCATATGGTTATTCACCAAAgtaaaaaacagatttattcatatttactGATTTAGTACTTGAATATAAATCATAGGCTTAAGaattttacttcattttttatAATGATGCTTTTGGCCATACCTGCACAACAGGATGTCCTCCCGTGGGGGCTTTGACTGCACCCCTGCTTCCTTCTGTTTCATAGTGAGCTCTGTGATGTGGTTTAGGCTGCACATCAATGTGCAGTTCATACTGGTCGGTGCGACTAGGAATCGGCCATTCCAACGGTGGGAGAGAAGCCACGGGGATGCtgcaaaatataaattattcatAAAATTATAGAATTATTTCATAAAGAAACACATGTGGAGAGTGGGAGCTTATCGGAGTGAAGCCTCACTTGATTGCCAGTTTACCTGCAGAGGCTGGAAACCAAAGGCTTGGGCCAGATTGAAGGAATAACAAAGAAAGGCTCTGCAGCAGGTTTGGTCTTTATGTCCTGATCACAGGACACCATGTAGTTCCCATCTCCATGATTCTCTGGATACAGAGTGTAAACCTGGTTGGATGTCTTGACTATTTTAGTGGGAACCAGGTTTGGATGATTGGTGCCAAAACCATTCATGGCATCAGTAAGGCTGGTGTGTGTATAGTGGGCGCCTATGTTGTGATCTTCATGGCCATTATTGGGGGAAGGACTGCGGGACCGGTGCCCAGGGATTAATCCTGGGTTTCTGTACATGTCGTAGGTGCGTTTTCCCTGTGGGGAAGTGGAGCGAGAGCCTGGTCTTGGTGAGGGAGAACGGGGTCCGAGGCCGTCGTCACCTTGGCTGGTGCGAGGAGAGGTGCCTGGGGAGGTACGAGGGGAGCCAGTGTGGATGTTCTGCAATCGAGGGCAGAGGTCTCCAGGGTTCTGTGCACTGCTTGGGGAGACGCAAGGTGACGCCCAGGGAGAATAGTTCTCGGTCGAGTGCCAGCTGGTGGAGGAATTGCTGCTGGCAGGACTCAGGCACTGGGGCTCACGGTAGGCAAGGTTTTCATGGCCCGGGACAGTAAGGGTAGGTCTGGGGCTAATGTTTAGATGGTGGTTCTGCAGAGAGTCCCGACCATGACTGTAGTGCTCACGTGAGGGGGTGATTTCAATGCGAGGGCTCAAGGCTGCAGGTCGGGTACTGTCCAGGTAGTTTCTGGCTTCCTGGTTCTCGTATCCTGTGAGAACTTCGGTGTGCTCGCTGTAGGCGGGGCTGCAGGACTTGATACCATAGGGTAGGGTCTCCTCCAAGGGGAAAGCCTGCTCAGATTCAGGACTGAAGACTTTTGGGGGTCCAAGGTTGGAGTCATCTGCAAGGAACCAAATTTGTAAATTCATTACAGTGCACACATTTGACAGAGAAACGGGCATATTTTAAAATAgcatactttgtttttaaagaaaagctcATGTTTGTCTTTACCAATATCACTCAATGAGTGAATCCATCTTAATCAaagactttctttttaaaaacaacacaggttATTTTTAGCTCAAGTATACATTTATCGGCTGAAATATTGACATTTTTTCACATGGCTACGCGTCAGAATACTCATTGCGAAGTATGTCAACTTTACTTcctcattttttatttc is from Oreochromis niloticus isolate F11D_XX linkage group LG20, O_niloticus_UMD_NMBU, whole genome shotgun sequence and encodes:
- the nfatc2a gene encoding nuclear factor of activated T-cells, cytoplasmic 2 isoform X4; its protein translation is MFRETWRLAQYHTMRSMDQDDSNLGPPKVFSPESEQAFPLEETLPYGIKSCSPAYSEHTEVLTGYENQEARNYLDSTRPAALSPRIEITPSREHYSHGRDSLQNHHLNISPRPTLTVPGHENLAYREPQCLSPASSNSSTSWHSTENYSPWASPCVSPSSAQNPGDLCPRLQNIHTGSPRTSPGTSPRTSQGDDGLGPRSPSPRPGSRSTSPQGKRTYDMYRNPGLIPGHRSRSPSPNNGHEDHNIGAHYTHTSLTDAMNGFGTNHPNLVPTKIVKTSNQVYTLYPENHGDGNYMVSCDQDIKTKPAAEPFFVIPSIWPKPLVSSLCSIPVASLPPLEWPIPSRTDQYELHIDVQPKPHHRAHYETEGSRGAVKAPTGGHPVVQLHGYRGKEPLGLQIFIGTADERILKPHAFYQVHRITGKTVTTTSFEKIINGTKVLEIPLEPKNNMKAIIDCAGILKLRNADIELRKGETDVGRKNTRVRLVFRVHIPQPGGQHISLQVASHPIECSQRSAHELPMVEKQDMDSCSVLGGQQMILTGQNFSSDSKVIFMEKTQDGQQIWEMEATVDKDKSQPSMLFVEVPPYRDASVCHPVKVNFYVINGKRKRSQPQHFTYTPLACKNAAQPLFAPSIKTEPIDEYEAERMGFAMPQILGLSPHSYYHNPRGILHPDNGLVSGMAPCQRLSSSLPNQDARFQLQSPAIVYSRGGKSLSGSPAMWQTGGMMPDPHRSVLVHTGSPAQSVGPVNAGQHPSIIQFSPTNHHLIRAGEPQPLTGPQPDNQQIIYCDSYSPQAAATHSPTPPQVAVTHPQHYPTVIQQQKGRTPAGTGQMDTSGDGQRRVTVKEENLDQAYLDDGELNEIIRKDLTGVQARGQT
- the nfatc2a gene encoding nuclear factor of activated T-cells, cytoplasmic 2 isoform X3, which encodes MTSFYDEKDLVEELSRVSCPDEDLQFEYLFEYEPPCSDFAGGHQDDSNLGPPKVFSPESEQAFPLEETLPYGIKSCSPAYSEHTEVLTGYENQEARNYLDSTRPAALSPRIEITPSREHYSHGRDSLQNHHLNISPRPTLTVPGHENLAYREPQCLSPASSNSSTSWHSTENYSPWASPCVSPSSAQNPGDLCPRLQNIHTGSPRTSPGTSPRTSQGDDGLGPRSPSPRPGSRSTSPQGKRTYDMYRNPGLIPGHRSRSPSPNNGHEDHNIGAHYTHTSLTDAMNGFGTNHPNLVPTKIVKTSNQVYTLYPENHGDGNYMVSCDQDIKTKPAAEPFFVIPSIWPKPLVSSLCSIPVASLPPLEWPIPSRTDQYELHIDVQPKPHHRAHYETEGSRGAVKAPTGGHPVVQLHGYRGKEPLGLQIFIGTADERILKPHAFYQVHRITGKTVTTTSFEKIINGTKVLEIPLEPKNNMKAIIDCAGILKLRNADIELRKGETDVGRKNTRVRLVFRVHIPQPGGQHISLQVASHPIECSQRSAHELPMVEKQDMDSCSVLGGQQMILTGQNFSSDSKVIFMEKTQDGQQIWEMEATVDKDKSQPSMLFVEVPPYRDASVCHPVKVNFYVINGKRKRSQPQHFTYTPLASPSIKTEPIDEYEAERMGFAMPQILGLSPHSYYHNPRGILHPDNGLVSGMAPCQRLSSSLPNQDARFQLQSPAIVYSRGGKSLSGSPAMWQTGGMMPDPHRSVLVHTGSPAQSVGPVNAGQHPSIIQFSPTNHHLIRAGEPQPLTGPQPDNQQIIYCDSYSPQAAATHSPTPPQVAVTHPQHYPTVIQQQKGRTPAGTGQMDTSGDGQRRVTVKEENLDQAYLDDGELNEIIRKDLTGVQARGQT
- the nfatc2a gene encoding nuclear factor of activated T-cells, cytoplasmic 2 isoform X1, translated to MTSFYDEKDLVEELSRVSCPDEDLQFEYLFEYEPPCSDFAGGHQDDSNLGPPKVFSPESEQAFPLEETLPYGIKSCSPAYSEHTEVLTGYENQEARNYLDSTRPAALSPRIEITPSREHYSHGRDSLQNHHLNISPRPTLTVPGHENLAYREPQCLSPASSNSSTSWHSTENYSPWASPCVSPSSAQNPGDLCPRLQNIHTGSPRTSPGTSPRTSQGDDGLGPRSPSPRPGSRSTSPQGKRTYDMYRNPGLIPGHRSRSPSPNNGHEDHNIGAHYTHTSLTDAMNGFGTNHPNLVPTKIVKTSNQVYTLYPENHGDGNYMVSCDQDIKTKPAAEPFFVIPSIWPKPLVSSLCSIPVASLPPLEWPIPSRTDQYELHIDVQPKPHHRAHYETEGSRGAVKAPTGGHPVVQLHGYRGKEPLGLQIFIGTADERILKPHAFYQVHRITGKTVTTTSFEKIINGTKVLEIPLEPKNNMKAIIDCAGILKLRNADIELRKGETDVGRKNTRVRLVFRVHIPQPGGQHISLQVASHPIECSQRSAHELPMVEKQDMDSCSVLGGQQMILTGQNFSSDSKVIFMEKTQDGQQIWEMEATVDKDKSQPSMLFVEVPPYRDASVCHPVKVNFYVINGKRKRSQPQHFTYTPLACKNAAQPLFAPSIKTEPIDEYEAERMGFAMPQILGLSPHSYYHNPRGILHPDNGLVSGMAPCQRLSSSLPNQDARFQLQSPAIVYSRGGKSLSGSPAMWQTGGMMPDPHRSVLVHTGSPAQSVGPVNAGQHPSIIQFSPTNHHLIRAGEPQPLTGPQPDNQQIIYCDSYSPQAAATHSPTPPQVAVTHPQHYPTVIQQQKGRTPAGTGQMDTSGDGQRRVTVKEENLDQAYLDDGELNEIIRKDLTGVQARGQT
- the nfatc2a gene encoding nuclear factor of activated T-cells, cytoplasmic 2 isoform X2 — translated: MTSFYDEKDLVEELSRVSCPDEDLQFEYLFEYEPPCSDFAGGHQDDSNLGPPKVFSPESEQAFPLEETLPYGIKSCSPAYSEHTEVLTGYENQEARNYLDSTRPAALSPRIEITPSREHYSHGRDSLQNHHLNISPRPTLTVPGHENLAYREPQCLSPASSNSSTSWHSTENYSPWASPCVSPSSAQNPGDLCPRLQNIHTGSPRTSPGTSPRTSQGDDGLGPRSPSPRPGSRSTSPQGKRTYDMYRNPGLIPGHRSRSPSPNNGHEDHNIGAHYTHTSLTDAMNGFGTNHPNLVPTKIVKTSNQVYTLYPENHGDGNYMVSCDQDIKTKPAAEPFFVIPSIWPKPLVSSLCSIPVASLPPLEWPIPSRTDQYELHIDVQPKPHHRAHYETEGSRGAVKAPTGGHPVVQLHGYRGKEPLGLQIFIGTADERILKPHAFYQVHRITGKTVTTTSFEKIINGTKVLEIPLEPKNNMKAIIDCAGILKLRNADIELRKGETDVGRKNTRVRLVFRVHIPQPGGQHISLQVASHPIECSQRSAHELPMVEKQDMDSCSVLGGQQMILTGQNFSSDSKVIFMEKTQDGQQIWEMEATVDKDKSQPSMLFVEVPPYRDASVCHPVKVNFYVINGKRKRSQPQHFTYTPLACKNAAQPLFAPSIKTEPIDEYEAERMGFAMPQILGLSPHSYYHNPRGILHPDNGLVSGMAPCQRLSSSLPNQDARFQLQSPAIVYSRGGKSLSGSPAMWQTGGMMPDPHRSVLVHTGSPAQSVGPVNAGQHPSIIQFSPTNHHLIRAGEPQPLTGPQPDNQQIIYCDSYSPQAAATHSPTPPQVAVTHPQHYPTVIQQQKGRTPAGTGQMDTSGDGQRRVTVKEENLDQAYLDDVNEIIRKDLTGVQARGQT